A DNA window from Actinomadura luzonensis contains the following coding sequences:
- a CDS encoding ferritin-like domain-containing protein, whose translation MSVVDRVARTGDDLDKLRKALAAEHAALFAYGLLGARTSGSLRERMSAAYDAHRARRDQVRALITSRGGKPVEAEASYALPFFPSDAGLAAKLAAYLEGGVTAAYLELAAAQDTELRRYAALAMQQAVTRAYSFRPSQPPAFPGMPPAPAPPTSATSTPAQGGG comes from the coding sequence GTGAGTGTGGTGGACCGGGTCGCGCGAACCGGGGACGATCTCGACAAGCTGCGCAAGGCGCTGGCGGCCGAGCACGCGGCGCTGTTCGCGTACGGGCTGCTGGGGGCGCGCACGTCCGGGTCGCTGCGGGAGCGGATGAGCGCGGCGTACGACGCCCACCGGGCGCGGCGCGACCAGGTGCGCGCGCTGATCACCAGCAGGGGCGGCAAGCCGGTGGAGGCCGAGGCGTCGTACGCGCTGCCGTTCTTTCCCTCGGACGCGGGGCTGGCGGCCAAGCTGGCGGCGTACCTGGAGGGCGGGGTGACGGCCGCCTACCTGGAGCTGGCGGCCGCCCAGGACACAGAGCTGCGGCGGTACGCCGCGCTGGCCATGCAGCAGGCGGTCACCCGCGCCTACAGCTTCCGCCCGTCCCAGCCGCCCGCCTTCCCCGGCATGCCCCCGGCCCCGGCACCGCCCACGTCCGCCACCTCGACGCCCGCTCAAGGCGGCGGCTAG